The DNA region GATTTTCTGTAAATTTGTGATTTATTGTAATATAATCATTTGCTGGATTTGGGTAAATTGAAATTAAATTGTCAGAAAGATTCAATGAATTGTTAGAAGTGACAATGTTATTAAAATAATAGTTGGGATAAATAGGCATACTAAAATTACAGGGTCTTTGCAGTGCCATTGCATTATATTCAAAAGTGCAACCTGCACCTAATATGTTTGGCTGGTGAATGATATGTATACTATCTGTAAATCCTCCAGTTTTTGATACATATATTTTACCATCTGGGCCTAATTGCATGTGTCCTAAACCCTGCAATACCGGGGGGCCATAATAGATTTGCCAGGAGTAAATCGAATTTGATATTGCGGCAGAGTCATAAATAGAAACGTCTATTTGTTGAATACAGTTGTTGCCTAAACCTGTTACTAGGCATAAATATAAAATTTTACTATTTGGAGAAAATTCAAAACCATAAGTAAAATAATTGCTTCCAGGTCCAATGCTATCGTTATTAGGAATAATTTGATTTGAAAATTGACCTGTCATTTTATCGAATTGATAAAATGCATAGCTATCCTTTACAAAGATTGATCCGTCTGGAGAAAATCGGCCGCTACCATTCATTCCTCCTTCTCCAAAATTGGCTACGACAATATTTGATGTATCAGGTCCAATATTTGTAATTGGTATAACAATCAATTCTCTTGTGTTTTGTGGAGGAGGAAAGTATTTTGAATAAGCTAACCAGTAATCCACATTATTCCCATGCTTGGTAACTGCCATACCCTGATAAGTATCAGTCATAACTAAAATGTTTTTCTGCCCAGCTACCACTCCACCTTTTCCATTATCCAATGTCATATCCACTAATGAATAACGTAAACCATTTATACACTGGTCGGCTACGCAGCCATTAACAAATACAAAAAATTGTGTACTACTACCAGGTCTAGGAATTATTTGTGAGGATACTTTTGCATTTTTATCACACAACAAACCTGCCCCATTCAGCATAGGTTGGTGCAGGGCATTCCACAAGGTATCACCATTGCAATAAAACAATAGATTACCATCCGTATCGCTCATGCAGGAGTTTCCTTCAAAGGTAATTCCGCTACTTCCTGTAAACACACTAGCTTGATAATTATTGTTTTTGTCAAAATTTATGCCAGCAGCATGTCCAAAACGCCAATTTATGGTTCTATTTAACTCAAAACCTTGTGAAAAACAGTCCAAATTGTATATACACAAATTAATTATTGTCAATAAAATTGATTGTAATGTATTTTTTTTCATTCGCGAAAATTTTATTGGTATAAATTTACATTATTTATGATAAAAAAACTAAACATTAAAAATTTAACAATTAAGTAATAATATCCTTCGACTAAATCAATATAAGTAATGCAAATGAATACTTTTTATCTTCATATGAGTTATCCCATAAAGCTTTTAAATGATTTGCATGTTTTAACCTAAAAGTCCGATTAACTCATAACTTTGGGGTTGGTGTGCGGTTGATAAATTTTGGCTCTTTTACATTTTTATTGCGCTGGCTTATTGTGGTTGGAAAAATGGGAAAGTGCCAAAATGTGCGGCTGGGTGCGCGGGGTTAGCTGTCCTTTTATGTATACACTGTCTGTCTATAGTTGCACGTTGCCAAAGGGTTTCTTATAACGTTTTCGGGCTTAGCGTGGAAGGCGATGTTGATGCGTTTCACTGTCAGCCTACAACAAAGATATGAAAAAGCATTGAACTTTCCTGACTTGTCCACTTTAGTGCAACAAATCAATTTTAGCTAATAACTCTTCCAATTCTTTAGTGACTTTTCCCTTAACGATAACTTCTTTTTGAGTTAGTTTGTTTTGCATTTTGGCATCTGTAACTTTTTTGGTTTCTGTTATAAAACGTCTTATTGACAAGCCCGTTTTGATTTCAATATGTTTTGATATTGTTAGCGCTAAAAAGCAAATGAGTATATGAAGTTTTACAGGTTCATCTTTAAAATGAAATATAGGTCGAGTCTCTAGGTCGGACTTTGCCACCCTAAATGCTTGTTCCACTTTGTAAAGCTGATGATACCTTTCAATAACCATATTAGTGGGCAAGTCTTGCTCTTCTAAGTCAGTGTAGTAGCCTTTAATACCCAAGAGTTTTGTACTCTTCTTGATGAGTTCCTCATTAAGCCCAAGTTTTTCATTGTGTGTCTTAACGAACTTTGCTTTTGTGTTTTTTGATGGTGATTTTAAGATGTTTTTGGCTTTTAAAATCTGCTTTTCCATTTCATACTTATCCTTTCTGTATCGCGCACTTGAGAAACTGCAAATAAGATGTCCCTTGTCAGTATGGAGCCTGACAGCTTTGCCTTCTTCTCGCTTAATTTTAGCATCTAGCTCATCAAAGATAGCTTGCGGTAAATTACCTAATCTAGCACCTACAATGTAATGAATTCCGTGCGATTTTAACTCTCTAATATTATCGTTGCTTATCATGGCTGCATCAGCAACCACTGTAAAGGAGCTAACTTTATTTTTTACAATAAACGTTTTTACTACCGGCAAAATGGTATGTCCTTCGAAGGTATTACCAGGGAAAATATCAAAGGCAATAGGGAACCCATCCTTACTTACCATTAGCCCAACGACTATCTGAGGTTGCTGAGATTTACTGTCTTTTGAAAAACCTGTTTTGCGCAATTCATCATCTTCAAAACTCTCAAAGTATAGGGTTGTAACATCATAAAAAAGAAGAGAATAATCAAAACCATATTCTCTTTTTGCAAAGTCATTAACTTTTGCAATGGCAAGGTCTTTCAAAGAGTTCCATTTGGGAGCTTCCTTATAGTAGTTTTGCCTTCGATGTTTTATGCCAAAGTACGTTTCAATAAGCTCTATGGAACGTAGCTTAGAAGCAGGTTCAAGTATTCTGATGGTTATTAAATCTTTGAATAAACAAGAAGTAAGTTCTTCAATGCCAAGTTGAGTAATTAATCGCTGAATAGTATCGTAATAAAAACGATAGTAAAAACCCACGCATTCATATTGTTCGAGATAAGAATATGCTCCAGACTTCGAAGACGGAAACAAAGATGCTTGATTGGAATAATCCACAATAGACTGCTCTGCCAGATGTTTTAAATGATTAAGTTCGTCCGGAGTGGATGCTGAGCCCAAATGTTTTACGATAACTCGCTTTCGATTATGCAGGTAATAAACTTGAATGGCAATCTTTCCAGAACTTGTTTTGACACTTCTGTATTTTAGCATGTTGAAGACCTTAGTGCAACAAATGTAGCACTAAAATAGTTTTAATACACTGAATTGCAATGTGTTGTAAATTTTACAAAAACAGGGTGGACAAGTCAGGTGGTTGGAAAAATGGGAAAGTGCCAAAATGTGCGGCTGGGTGCGCGGGGTTAGCTGTCCTTTTATGTATACACTGTCTGTCTATAGTTGCACGTTGCCAAAGGGTTTCTTATAACGGGTTGCAGATTTGCGATGGGCGGGCTTTTCACCACAAATGTTGATGCGAAGCACAAAACTTTCGGCTACCACTAAACTGTCTGCGGAGCACGAAACCCCGCCTATTGCAAATGTGCTGTTGAACTAAACCTTCGGTAGCCACAAACAAAACAAAAATACACATATATCTCGTATAAACAAACTCACTTTAAATAAAAAATATTATGAGTTTACAAAAAAAGCGATACAATACCATTGTATCACAAGCCAAACAAAACGTGATAGGCTTTTCATCGGCCTATCAAAAATTTTTAGAACGTGTAAGTATTGATCAAAACAGCAAGAGCCTGATTACGAACTACAGTCGTAGCATAGCAGCTATTGCCTTACACTTTAACCGTGTGCCTCATCAAGTAGGTGTAGATGAAATCAACGGATATTTGTATCGAATGATTCACCAGGAAAAGCAATCCATCAGTTATTTTAAACAAGCGGTGTATGGTTTACGGCATTGGTTTAGATTGTTTGGTATGGAAGAAAAAGCTATTCAAATGCCAAGCATTAAGAAAGAACAAAAACTGCCGGTAGTTTTATCAAAAGAAGAGTGTAAAGAACTATTTAAAACACCACGCCTCTTAAAGCACCGATACCTGCTTGCCTTTGCTTATGGCTGTGGTATGCGGATGAACGAACTGCGTATGCTTAAAATAGCCGATGTTGATTTACAACGCAAACTCGTTCATATCAAAAACGGTAAAGGTAAAAAACAACGCTATGTTGTTTTATCTCAACTACTCGCACAAAAATTTGAAATGTATCTCAAAGAAGTAAAACCCAAAGTATATTTATTTGAAGGACAAACCCCTAGTGAACCCATGGGCGAACGAAGCATACAATATGTAATTAACGAAGCCCTGCAAAAAACAAATATTAAAAAACAAGTAAGTATGCACACTCTCCGCCACAGCTTTGCCACACATTTGCTCGAAGATGGCATTGATGTACATTCCATTCAGCGTTTACTAGGACATAGTGATTTACGAACAACGATGGTTTATTTACATGTAGCTCAAATGAAACTTCGCCCTGTTCACAGTCCATTGGATAGTTTATATAACTTACCACTTGAGTAAACCAACTTATGAGTTGGCAACTATCATTGCAGAGTACAAAACTACATTTACACAAAAACATCAGCCCTTAAAATACCATTTAAAAGTACTCAATGCCATTGAGCATTGCCGTACTGCTTATTTTGGAGGTCATGTAGATAAATGTAATTCATGTAATCATATACGCATTAGCTACAACTCTTGCCGTAACAGGCATTGCCCTAAGTGCCAAAACACCAACAAAGAACGTTGGATAGAAGCACGCGAAAGAGATTTATTATCTACAACTTATTTTCATGTGGTGTTTACCCTGCCACAGGAACTAAACACGTATTGCCTTAAGTACCCTAAAGACTTGTACGATATTTTATTTGCTTCAAGTAAAGAAACCATTGAAACATTTGCAAATGACCCTAAGCACTTGGGCGCACAAACAGGGATGGTAAGCGTACTTCACACATGGGGGCAAAACTTATCACTGCATCCGCATGTGCACATGATTGTTCCCGGAGGAGGAATAACACCGGCAGGTTATTGGAAAACGGCAAAGAGCAAAGGAGAATTTTTGTTTCCTGTAGATTCAATGAGCATAGTTTACAAAAACAAGTTTATGGAAAAGTTGATACTGTTTTTGAAGAAAGAAAAGATATATCTCGATGTTCAGCTAAGAAGAAAACTCTACCAACAAGAATGGGTAGTATATGCCAAACAACCCTTTGGTGAACCAAAACAGGTAATTGAATATTTGGGTAGGTATTCTCACAAGATTGCGATTAGTAATTACCGCATAAAAAATGTGAGCAATGGTAAAGTAAGTTTTACTTACAAAGATTACGCACATGGAAATGTACAAAAACTCATGACTTTAGATGCAGAAGAATTTTTGCGTAGGTTTTGTTTACACATCCTTCCGCCAAAGTTTATGAAAATACGTCATTACGGCATTTTGGCAAGTCGTTGCAAACCCATGCTTCGCAAGCATCAATTTACACAGGGAATAATCATGCCAACCATAGAAAAGAAAACATGGAAAGAGATTGCTAAAACAAAACTGAATTTTGATGCAGATAGCTGCCCACATTGCAAAACAGGAAAGATGATTAGGGTGTTTAGTTTTGATACCAATGCGCCACCGGAAATTCTTCAACTCATTCAACATCAAAAAAAGATGAAAAAATAATTTAGGAACATCACCGTATTTGCTTGCAAAAAGCGAACAGGCATTGTATTGAACAAACATCAAAAATAAAACTAAAAATAACTAAAACACGATAAGAAATAAGAAAAAAACAACCATAAACACAACACAAACTCCATAAAACACCCCTCAAAGGGTACTAAAAAGTACACTTGCTTATTGTTTAAAGGCACAACTAATTTTTTAAAACCCCATAATATATTTTACTTGCAACTGAGCTCCGGAAGCTTTATTCAACACAGGATTAAATCAAAGCATAGCTTCGTTTAATCCCTATATGTTATAAGCTGCCAATTACGCCACAATGCTTTCAAAGGTCAAAATAAAGCACTTACTCTGCGCTGAACCTGTGCGGTTGGATTGCAAGCTCCTTTTATTTTTATTGCGATGGCATTTTGCATTTGCTAAAAATAAAATGTGCTTGCAATTAAGGTGGTATGTTTTATTCTAACTTTTAATTATGATACCACTTTAATTCTCTAAGGTCGTCTGGATCTTTTAGTTTTTGATATTGTCATTTTAGAATTCGGTTTAGATATTTTAGATACCAATTTCGAGCTTTCAGATATTGTCTTGGAGATTCTTAGATATTAATTCGGAGGTTTTAGATTCGTCTTTGGAGGTTTCATATGTCGGTTTCGAGTCTTTAGATAACGATTTGGAGCTTTCAGATGGAAATTCCGTCATGATAGATGTCGTTTTCAGGTCTTTAGTTTTCAAGCTGTCAGTTTTTAGTTTGCCCAAAATTATGAATGAAAAGTAACAATTTGGAGCTGTCAAGAATTAGTATTCAAAATACCCTTTAGGACAAGTTTTGCGCTCAAATGATTTTGCAGTGAAAATAGTTGAATAGAATTTGAAATAAATGAGCCTCAAAATTTGAGGCTCATTTATTATTGCTTTAACAATTTTAAAGTTTGTACATTCTTTGATGATTGCACCCTGATGAAATAAATACCACTTGACAAATTACTAATATCTAATTTCTGATTTGAGCCTAAATTAGTTTTTATTATCAATTGT from Bacteroidia bacterium includes:
- a CDS encoding IS1634 family transposase; translated protein: MLKYRSVKTSSGKIAIQVYYLHNRKRVIVKHLGSASTPDELNHLKHLAEQSIVDYSNQASLFPSSKSGAYSYLEQYECVGFYYRFYYDTIQRLITQLGIEELTSCLFKDLITIRILEPASKLRSIELIETYFGIKHRRQNYYKEAPKWNSLKDLAIAKVNDFAKREYGFDYSLLFYDVTTLYFESFEDDELRKTGFSKDSKSQQPQIVVGLMVSKDGFPIAFDIFPGNTFEGHTILPVVKTFIVKNKVSSFTVVADAAMISNDNIRELKSHGIHYIVGARLGNLPQAIFDELDAKIKREEGKAVRLHTDKGHLICSFSSARYRKDKYEMEKQILKAKNILKSPSKNTKAKFVKTHNEKLGLNEELIKKSTKLLGIKGYYTDLEEQDLPTNMVIERYHQLYKVEQAFRVAKSDLETRPIFHFKDEPVKLHILICFLALTISKHIEIKTGLSIRRFITETKKVTDAKMQNKLTQKEVIVKGKVTKELEELLAKIDLLH
- a CDS encoding tyrosine-type recombinase/integrase is translated as MSLQKKRYNTIVSQAKQNVIGFSSAYQKFLERVSIDQNSKSLITNYSRSIAAIALHFNRVPHQVGVDEINGYLYRMIHQEKQSISYFKQAVYGLRHWFRLFGMEEKAIQMPSIKKEQKLPVVLSKEECKELFKTPRLLKHRYLLAFAYGCGMRMNELRMLKIADVDLQRKLVHIKNGKGKKQRYVVLSQLLAQKFEMYLKEVKPKVYLFEGQTPSEPMGERSIQYVINEALQKTNIKKQVSMHTLRHSFATHLLEDGIDVHSIQRLLGHSDLRTTMVYLHVAQMKLRPVHSPLDSLYNLPLE
- a CDS encoding IS91 family transposase; protein product: MSKPTYELATIIAEYKTTFTQKHQPLKYHLKVLNAIEHCRTAYFGGHVDKCNSCNHIRISYNSCRNRHCPKCQNTNKERWIEARERDLLSTTYFHVVFTLPQELNTYCLKYPKDLYDILFASSKETIETFANDPKHLGAQTGMVSVLHTWGQNLSLHPHVHMIVPGGGITPAGYWKTAKSKGEFLFPVDSMSIVYKNKFMEKLILFLKKEKIYLDVQLRRKLYQQEWVVYAKQPFGEPKQVIEYLGRYSHKIAISNYRIKNVSNGKVSFTYKDYAHGNVQKLMTLDAEEFLRRFCLHILPPKFMKIRHYGILASRCKPMLRKHQFTQGIIMPTIEKKTWKEIAKTKLNFDADSCPHCKTGKMIRVFSFDTNAPPEILQLIQHQKKMKK
- a CDS encoding T9SS type A sorting domain-containing protein, which codes for MKKNTLQSILLTIINLCIYNLDCFSQGFELNRTINWRFGHAAGINFDKNNNYQASVFTGSSGITFEGNSCMSDTDGNLLFYCNGDTLWNALHQPMLNGAGLLCDKNAKVSSQIIPRPGSSTQFFVFVNGCVADQCINGLRYSLVDMTLDNGKGGVVAGQKNILVMTDTYQGMAVTKHGNNVDYWLAYSKYFPPPQNTRELIVIPITNIGPDTSNIVVANFGEGGMNGSGRFSPDGSIFVKDSYAFYQFDKMTGQFSNQIIPNNDSIGPGSNYFTYGFEFSPNSKILYLCLVTGLGNNCIQQIDVSIYDSAAISNSIYSWQIYYGPPVLQGLGHMQLGPDGKIYVSKTGGFTDSIHIIHQPNILGAGCTFEYNAMALQRPCNFSMPIYPNYYFNNIVTSNNSLNLSDNLISIYPNPANDYITINHKFTENHHYLFYDYEGQLVLFFSGNQLIQNISTSQLPNGIYFLQITSNSKSISKKIIINH